CATCCGGGCAACGGACGACAGGTGTTCCATTGCGGCCTTGGCCAAGGTCATGACCTCGGCCCCCTCGTCCACCACCACGACCAGGCGCGGCCGGGCCTTGGTCGGCTTCCACGTCGCCCGACCCTGGGTCTCCATCTCCTCAAGGCGGGCCATCATCTCGGCGGCCAGCTCGGCGGCCACGGCCGTGATCTCCGCGCCGTCCCGAGCGATCCGGGCCCGGCTCCGCCACAGGGCACCCTCAACGCGCTTGGCGTCGATGTAGACCAGGGCGGCCAGCGGATCGGCGGCGACGGCGGCCAACAGCGGGCGCAGGGCCACCGACTTACCCGCGCCGGACTCACCAGCGACCAACAGACGCTGATACGGGTTCACGGTCACGACTCGGCCGGTCACCGTGTCCAGGCCGATGCCCTCAGCCTTGGGCGTCCACTTGAGGTCCGCCCCGTCCACGGCCGTGCGGGTCCGCAGGGCCAGGGACGCCCAGCCCCCGCGCTTCCCAGTCGTGACCTCGATCCGCAGACCGGAGCGGCAACCGAGCAGGTTCCGAATGTGGTCCTCGGCGGCCTTGAGCTTGGCGACAGTCCACGTTCCGTCCAGCCGGACGGAGCACGTGATGCCCGCCTCCGTGAGCCGAACTCGACCGGTGAGCGTGCCGTTCAGCCCTCGGCCCTCGGCGTGCTCGCGCCAGTGGGCCGGGGCGAGCCTCCGCAGGATGCGGCGCTCCTCCTTGGTCGGCCACACCTTGCGGGGCCGGTAGATCGCCAGGAACCGCACGGCGCGAACGGTCCAGCGGCAGGCCCACCGGAACGCCTTCCA
Above is a window of Streptomyces sp. R21 DNA encoding:
- a CDS encoding cell division protein FtsK, whose product is MAVALVDALGVKGVVVLLALAALTIKSKGFRKAEWKAFRWACRWTVRAVRFLAIYRPRKVWPTKEERRILRRLAPAHWREHAEGRGLNGTLTGRVRLTEAGITCSVRLDGTWTVAKLKAAEDHIRNLLGCRSGLRIEVTTGKRGGWASLALRTRTAVDGADLKWTPKAEGIGLDTVTGRVVTVNPYQRLLVAGESGAGKSVALRPLLAAVAADPLAALVYIDAKRVEGALWRSRARIARDGAEITAVAAELAAEMMARLEEMETQGRATWKPTKARPRLVVVVDEGAEVMTLAKAAMEHLSSVARMGRAAEVHLWWCTQKPTQGQGGGIDPQISAQMGVQLCLKVKTPGEARTVLGEDATAEGWHANKLPKPGHVLIRGEGRGPVAVRVWHLDDEQVKALPEREPWQGQGSASVSLVKPSQAGGPVRPSAGPVAPPLADDTKAAVLAALRAANGPVSRGQLVTATGRGKSAVGDALAALVAEGQAERTGAGSATRYTTAEEATA